A genome region from Corvus hawaiiensis isolate bCorHaw1 chromosome 4, bCorHaw1.pri.cur, whole genome shotgun sequence includes the following:
- the LOC125324976 gene encoding P2Y purinoceptor 1-like: protein MERKNTAWNLDFCKTDNFNLSKTGILHGQMMNGTCIIFTCNRNPKPEWYCYLLILVCLFTLLTGFLGNILALRHYVYCMKTWTTNTIFLFNLALCDFTWTLMAPFSVYYNIQKLAVYFSQVSYQIIGLFFSINIYGSVYFLTLISLDRYIGAVHPITSLTWWDKEKAVFCTIGVWIFIVIASMPEIYYTVAARRQHNIIHYLDSTEEPFQFAVPFMVSKIVLRFLLPASIIFTCYVLTLKALLQLSKRQQRRNRLVRPLLLISATMIVFAVSFTPYHVMMMVILIYRITCQPPCENISTLSAIYKVTEIICSINSCLDPIIFTIANKTFCQRIKSIKCHPKCQYCCCLTGRVRDIPLNLRTMT, encoded by the exons atggagagaaaaaacacagcCTGGAATCTAGACTTCTGTAAAACAGATAACTTCAACCTTTCTAAAACAG gCATACTCCATGGACAGATGATGAATGGTACATGCATTATTTTCACTTGCAACAGAAATCCTAAGCCAGAGTGGTACTGTTATTTGCTGATTCTGGTTTGCCTTTTCACTTTATTAACAGGATTTCTAGGCAATATACTCGCACTACGACATTATGTTTACTGCATGAAGACATGGACTACCAATACcatatttctctttaatttgGCACTGTGTGACTTTACTTGGACTCTCATGGCACCTTTTTCAGTATATTATAACATCCAGAAGTTAGCTGTCTATTTCAGCCAAGTGTCTTATCAGATCATAGGACTATTTTTTAGTATTAATATCTATGGAAGTGTGTATTTCCTGACACTCATCAGTTTGGACAGATACATAGGTGCTGTTCATCCCATCACTTCATTAACATGGTGGGACAAAGAAAAGGCCGTGTTTTGTACCATCGGGGTATGGATCTTCATAGTGATTGCATCGATGCCTGAGATTTACTACACAGTTGCAGCTAGAAGACAGCATAACATCATTCATTACCTGGACAGCACTGAAGAACCATTCCAATTTGCAGTGCCGTTCATGGTCTCCAAAATTGTATTGAGATTTCTTCTTCCAGCCTCAATCATCTTTACATGCTATGTGTTGACTCTCAAAGCCTTACTACAGCTCAGTAAACGTCAGCAAAGAAGGAACAGACTTGTTAGGCCTCTGTTACTGATTTCAGCTACTATGATtgtatttgctgtttctttcacACCTTACCATGTTATGATGATGGTGATACTAATTTACAGAATTACTTGTCAACCACCCTGTGAGAATATAAGCACACTAAGTGCCATTTACAAAGTCACAGAGATCATCTGCAGCATCAATAGTTGCCTTGACCCAATCATTTTTACAATAGCAAATAAGACATTCTGTCAAAGAATTAAAAGTATAAAATGTCATCCCAAATGCCAGTACTGCTGTTGTCTGACAGGAAGGGTAAGGGACATCCCTCTGAACCTGAGAACAATGACTTAA